In Clostridium swellfunianum, a genomic segment contains:
- a CDS encoding cobyric acid synthase gives MAKIMIQGTGSSVGKSLIVAALCRIFKQDGYSVCPYKSQNMSLNSYITLDGKEMGRAQVLQAYAAGLEPQAYMNPILLKPTADTKCQVIVNGKVHSNETAAGYHNLKVLFKDMLKEQFLKLEKDFDIIVMEGAGSPAEINLRDRDIVNMGMAELVDAPVIIVGDIDKGGVFASLAGTMLLLTEEERERVKGTIINKFRGDIKLLAPGVDMLEGIIKRPSIGVVPYFNLILEDEDGAMMEINKNVTAPIDVAVIMLPHISNFTDADCLKCEEDVSVRFITSKEEFGNPDLLIIPGSKNTIEDLNTIRNSGLEEAIVKYSKKGKILGICGGYQMLGKEIRDPLNIESNLGSIKGIGLLNTTTILESEKVMTRVEGQVSLENFKGSIYGYEIHMGKTAAGEDNSSLITITKENGLNTNKADGIFNREETIFGTYIHGILDSTEFRQYLLNKIRAEKGMPQRKSPVYEGFREEELNKLADIVRKSLDMNKIYEIMGLKQHE, from the coding sequence CGCTGTGTAGAATTTTTAAACAGGATGGATATTCGGTATGTCCTTATAAGTCTCAAAATATGTCCTTAAATTCCTATATAACCTTAGACGGCAAAGAAATGGGCAGAGCACAGGTGCTTCAGGCCTATGCTGCTGGTTTAGAGCCACAGGCATATATGAATCCCATACTTTTAAAGCCCACAGCAGATACTAAATGTCAGGTAATTGTAAATGGCAAAGTACATAGCAATGAGACGGCTGCAGGATATCACAATTTGAAGGTGCTTTTCAAGGATATGCTTAAGGAGCAGTTTTTAAAGCTTGAGAAGGATTTTGACATTATTGTTATGGAGGGAGCAGGCAGTCCTGCTGAGATAAACCTTAGAGACAGAGACATTGTAAACATGGGTATGGCAGAGCTTGTAGATGCACCTGTAATCATAGTGGGAGATATAGATAAGGGTGGAGTATTTGCATCTCTTGCGGGAACAATGCTTCTTTTAACAGAAGAAGAAAGAGAGAGAGTTAAAGGAACAATAATCAATAAATTTAGAGGAGACATAAAGCTTTTAGCTCCAGGCGTTGATATGCTGGAAGGCATAATAAAAAGACCAAGTATAGGTGTTGTGCCTTATTTTAACTTAATCCTTGAGGATGAAGATGGAGCCATGATGGAAATAAATAAAAACGTTACTGCACCTATAGATGTTGCGGTTATAATGCTGCCTCATATTTCAAACTTTACTGACGCTGACTGCTTAAAATGTGAAGAGGATGTGAGCGTTAGATTTATAACCAGCAAAGAGGAATTTGGTAATCCTGATTTGCTTATAATACCTGGAAGTAAAAACACTATAGAGGATTTAAACACAATAAGAAACTCAGGGCTTGAAGAAGCAATAGTTAAGTACAGCAAAAAAGGAAAGATACTAGGCATTTGCGGGGGCTATCAAATGCTGGGAAAAGAAATAAGAGACCCTTTGAACATTGAGAGCAATCTTGGAAGCATAAAAGGAATAGGTCTTTTAAATACTACAACAATTCTTGAGAGTGAAAAAGTAATGACCAGAGTAGAAGGACAAGTAAGCCTTGAAAATTTTAAAGGAAGCATATATGGTTATGAAATTCATATGGGTAAAACTGCAGCAGGAGAAGACAATAGCAGCTTGATAACAATAACTAAAGAGAATGGATTAAACACTAATAAGGCTGATGGAATTTTCAATAGAGAAGAAACTATCTTTGGAACTTACATACATGGAATATTGGATTCCACAGAATTTAGGCAGTATTTGCTTAACAAAATAAGAGCTGAAAAAGGCATGCCGCAAAGAAAGTCCCCTGTATATGAAGGCTTCAGAGAAGAAGAGCTAAACAAGCTTGCGGATATTGTAAGGAAATCCTTAGACATGAATAAAATCTATGAAATAATGGGACTAAAGCAGCATGAGTAA